The following are encoded together in the Lathyrus oleraceus cultivar Zhongwan6 chromosome 3, CAAS_Psat_ZW6_1.0, whole genome shotgun sequence genome:
- the LOC127128592 gene encoding probable WRKY transcription factor 4, translated as MSTANPSDTDTASPPSRPTITLPPRPSVEAFFAGAASPGPMTLVSSFFATESATFSQLLAGAMASPLAYSSAAAENYFVKEDDVVNRNSGFKQSRPMNLIVARSPVFTIPPGLSPSGFLNSPGFFSPQSPFGMSHQQALAQVTAQAVLAQSHNMHMQPEYQLVSLEPPTERLIEQPSFTRNEASEQQVAAPVSESRNAQMETSEVTHSDKKYQPPSLPIDKPADDGYNWRKYGQKQVKGSEYPRSYYKCTHLNCPVKKKVERAPDGHITEIIYKGQHNHEKPQVNRRVKENSDVNGNANVQTNSNSQGWFGNSNKTSESIRDCSVPESDLISNQGASRPLPGSSEIVEVDDADNKEEGGDSGPNPKRRSIEPVVAEAPASQKTVTEPKIIVQTRSEVDLLDDGYRWRKYGQKVVKGNPHPRSYYKCTSAGCNVRKHVERASTDPKAVITTYEGKHNHDVPAARNSSHNTANSNSMSSKPQARVPEKHPLLKDMEFGNNDQRPVHLRLKEEQIIV; from the exons ATGTCCACCGCCAATCCCTCCGACACCGACACGGCGTCTCCGCCATCTCGTCCGACCATCACGCTCCCGCCTCGTCCTTCCGTCGAAGCATTCTTCGCCGGTGCCGCTAGTCCTGGACCGATGACACTGGTTTCAAGCTTCTTCGCTACTGAATCCGCTACTTTCTCTCAGCTTCTCGCCGGAGCTATGGCTTCTCCGCTTGCGTACTCCTCCGCCGCGGCGGAGAATTACTTCGTTAAAGAAGATGATGTGGTGAACAGGAATTCGGGGTTTAAACAGAGTCGACCGATGAACTTGATTGTTGCGCGGTCACCGGTTTTTACTATTCCGCCGGGTTTGAGTCCGTCAGGGTTTCTTAACTCGCCTGGGTTCTTTTCTCCACAG AGCCCCTTTGGGATGTCACACCAACAGGCCTTAGCACAGGTTACAGCTCAAGCTGTCCTAGCACAATCTCATAATATGCACATGCAACCTGAATATCAGCTGGTCTCATTAGAACCTCCCACCGAACGACTGATAGAGCAGCCGTCTTTTACTCGAAATGAAGCTTCAGAGCAGCAAGTGGCAGCGCCTGTATCAGAATCTAGAAATGCTCAAATGGAAACGTCGGAAGTTACTCATTCTGATAAAAAATATCAACCACCTTCCCTACCGATTGACAAACCTGCAGATGATGGCTACAACTGGCGCAAGTATGGACAGAAGCAGGTTAAGGGGAGTGAGTATCCGCGGAGCTACTACAAATGCACGCATCTGAATTGTCCCGTCAAGAAAAAAGTTGAGCGTGCCCCTGACGGTCACATAACTGAAATTATCTATAAAGGCCAGCATAATCATGAGAAGCCTCAGGTAAATAGGCGCGTCAAAGAAAATAGTGATGTGAATGGAAATGCAAACGTTCAAACTAACTCAAACTCACAAGGTTGGTTTGGAAATTCAAACAAAACTAGTGAAAGTATACGTGATTGTTCAGTGCCTGAAAGTGACCTGATCTCCAATCAAGGGGCTTCTAGGCCACTACCGGGATCAAGTGAAATTGTGGAAGTGGATGATGCAGACAATAAGGAAGAGGGAGGCGACTCTGGGCCAAACCCAAAGAGAAG GAGCATTGAGCCTGTGGTTGCTGAAGCACCTGCGTCTCAGAAGACTGTCACAGAACCCAAAATCATTGTGCAAACAAGAAGTGAAGTTGATCTTTTAGATGATGGCTACAGGTGGAGAAAGTACGGTCAGAAAGTGGTGAAGGGAAATCCTCATCCAAG GAGTTATTACAAGTGCACTAGTGCAGGGTGCAACGTGCGCAAACACGTTGAGAGAGCATCAACGGACCCAAAAGCTGTCATAACTACGTACGAGGGAAAACATAATCACGATGTCCCTGCTGCTAGAAACAGCAGTCACAATACAGCTAATAGCAATTCAATGTCATCAAAGCCACAGGCTAGGGTGCCAGAGAAACATCCTTTGCTTAAAGATATGGAATTCGGAAACAACGATCAGAGACCTGTACATTTACGCTTAAAAGAAGAGCAAATCATAGTATAA
- the LOC127128591 gene encoding cyclin-dependent kinase C-2 C isoform X2, translating to MGCVNSKKALTGGTNTVSPVAPYVYATSSRKRSNGSGRSMVVEACSSSRGHSGVLVTQQQQQQQQQQADLKKPEERKKGDLNVKIGLSHRFVEGEQVAAGWPSWLTSFAGEAIHGLVPLKTDSFEKLDKVGQGTYSTVFKAREVETGKMFALKKVRLDTLQPECIRFMAREIVILRTLDHPNIMKLEGIVTSQLSNSIYLVFEYMEHDLAGLTSNPDIKFTDSQIKCYMRQLFSGIEHCHLRGIMHRDIKVSNILVNNEGILKIGDFGLANTISQNSKHPLTSRVVTLWYRPPELLMGSTNYGVTVDLWSVGCVFAELFLGKPILKGRTEVEQLHKIFKLCGSPPEEFWKKSKLPLATMFKPQTSYESSLAERCKGHIPLYAVNLLQTLLSIDPSKRGTASSALMSEYFNTAPYACNPSLLPKYLPSKEMDAKLRDDMQRKKNGGKVRERDAVTSGRQRRAHKAVQDPHNVSKPAKENTSLNAGKDGKEGDGKPHHTKGKGGATHKEQQKHLYDAKSDTAEKINGYNGYSAYTGPTQVSGSSGFTWVKRRKPEASSILSDGSRSKISAMDPTFAKDTYELTKHRMDVSERKHNNHNASHRDETSKYAQPKYPGRNVQSGSFDVADIYSSNYYMDFDLADKPDTHINAQDHTKYGEPVELSVPTMTETNKNDELNWNENTKWRQSLRKSRLGRDK from the exons ATGGGTTGTGTGAACTCCAAGAAAGCTCTAACAGGAGGAACCAACACGGTTTCTCCTGTTGCACCTTATGTTTATGCAACGAGTTCGCGAAAAAGGAGCAATGGTTCTGGTAGAAGCATGGTGGTGGAGGCTTGTTCTTCTTCTAGAGGACATTCTGGTGTTCTTGTgacacaacaacaacaacaacaacaacaacaacaggctGACCTGAAAAAACCGGAAGAACGGAAAAAGGGAGATTTGAATGTGAAGATTGGTTTGTCACATAGGTTTGTTGAAGGTGAACAGGTTGCTGCTGGTTGGCCTTCTTGGCTTACTTCTTTTGCTGGTGAAGCCATTCATGGTTTGGTTCCTCTCAAAACTGATTCTTTTGAGAAACTAGATAAG GTTGGACAAGGTACATATAGCACTGTTTTCAAAGCTCGTGAAGTCGAGACAGGAAAGATGTTTGCGTTGAAGAAGGTACGACTTGACACACTTCAACCGGAGTGCATTAGGTTCATGGCGCGGGAGATCGTAATTCTCCGCACACTTGACCACCCTAACATCATGAAATTAGAGGGTATAGTCACTTCACAATTATCAAATAGTATATACCTTGTATTCGAATACATGGAGCATGATCTCGCTGGCCTAACATCTAACCCCGATATCAAGTTCACAGATTCACAG ATTAAGTGTTACATGAGACAGCTATTTAGTGGAATCGAGCACTGTCACCTACGAGGTATCATGCACCGAGACATTAAAGTATCGAACATATTAGTTAACAATGAAGGAATTCTAAAAATCGGAGACTTTGGATTAGCAAACACCATTAGCCAAAATAGCAAACATCCTTTAACAAGCCGTGTGGTGACTCTATGGTATCGTCCTCCTGAGCTTTTGATGGGATCAACAAACTATGGAGTTACAGTCGATCTCTGGAGCGTAGGGTGTGTGTTTGCCGAACTTTTTCTAGGGAAGCCCATCCTTAAGGGGAGAACTGAGGTGGAACAATTGCACAAAATATTTAAGCTTTGCGGGTCTCCGCCCGAAGAGTTTTGGAAAAAGAGTAAGCTTCCGCTTGCCACAATGTTTAAGCCTCAGACGAGTTACGAAAGCTCGCTTGCGGAGAGGTGTAAAGGTCATATTCCTCTATATGCTGTGAATCTACTTCAGACCTTACTCTCCATTGATCCATCCAAACGCGGTACGGCCTCTTCCGCGCTTATGTCAGAG TATTTCAACACCGCACCGTATGCTTGTAATCCATCACTCCTGCCAAAATATCTACCAAGCAAAGAAATGGATGCCAAACTTAGGGATGACATGCAAAG GAAAAAGAATGGAGGTAAAGTGCGAGAACGAGATGCGGTGACGTCTGGAAGGCAAAGACGGGCACATAAAGCTGTGCAGGATCCTCACAATGTCAGCAAACCAGCGAAAGAG AATACTTCTCTAAACGCTGGTAAAGACGGTAAAGAGGGCGATGGTAAACCACATCATACAAAGGGAAAAGGAGGAGCTACGCACAAAGAGCAACAGAAACATTTGTATGATGCAAAATCAGACACTGCAGAAAAGATCAACGGTTACAACGGCTACAGCGCGTACACAGGACCGACACAAGTCTCAGGATCTAGTGGCTTTACGTGGGTGAAAAGACGAAAACCAGAAGCTTCATCAATATTATCAGACGGCTCAAGAAGCAAAATCAGCGCAATGGATCCAACCTTTGCGAAAGACACTTATGAATTAACGAAACACAGGATGGACGTTTCAGAAAGGAAACATAATAATCACAATGCAAGCCATCGCGACGAGACTTCCAAGTACGCACAACCAAAGTACCCGGGTCGTAATGTTCAATCCGGATCATTTGATGTAGCTGATATATACAGTTCCAATTATTACATGGATTTTGATCTCGCAGATAAACCGGATACTCATATAAACGCACAG GACCATACAAAATACGGTGAACCTGTGGAGCTATCAGTACCAACTATGACCGAAACAAATAAAAATGACGAGTTAAATTGGAACGAAAATACTAAGTGGCGACAATCTCTTCGTAAATCAAGGTTGGGAAGAG ACAAATGA
- the LOC127128591 gene encoding cyclin-dependent kinase C-2 C isoform X1 produces MGCVNSKKALTGGTNTVSPVAPYVYATSSRKRSNGSGRSMVVEACSSSRGHSGVLVTQQQQQQQQQQADLKKPEERKKGDLNVKIGLSHRFVEGEQVAAGWPSWLTSFAGEAIHGLVPLKTDSFEKLDKVGQGTYSTVFKAREVETGKMFALKKVRLDTLQPECIRFMAREIVILRTLDHPNIMKLEGIVTSQLSNSIYLVFEYMEHDLAGLTSNPDIKFTDSQIKCYMRQLFSGIEHCHLRGIMHRDIKVSNILVNNEGILKIGDFGLANTISQNSKHPLTSRVVTLWYRPPELLMGSTNYGVTVDLWSVGCVFAELFLGKPILKGRTEVEQLHKIFKLCGSPPEEFWKKSKLPLATMFKPQTSYESSLAERCKGHIPLYAVNLLQTLLSIDPSKRGTASSALMSEYFNTAPYACNPSLLPKYLPSKEMDAKLRDDMQRKKNGGKVRERDAVTSGRQRRAHKAVQDPHNVSKPAKEGMQNTSLNAGKDGKEGDGKPHHTKGKGGATHKEQQKHLYDAKSDTAEKINGYNGYSAYTGPTQVSGSSGFTWVKRRKPEASSILSDGSRSKISAMDPTFAKDTYELTKHRMDVSERKHNNHNASHRDETSKYAQPKYPGRNVQSGSFDVADIYSSNYYMDFDLADKPDTHINAQDHTKYGEPVELSVPTMTETNKNDELNWNENTKWRQSLRKSRLGRDK; encoded by the exons ATGGGTTGTGTGAACTCCAAGAAAGCTCTAACAGGAGGAACCAACACGGTTTCTCCTGTTGCACCTTATGTTTATGCAACGAGTTCGCGAAAAAGGAGCAATGGTTCTGGTAGAAGCATGGTGGTGGAGGCTTGTTCTTCTTCTAGAGGACATTCTGGTGTTCTTGTgacacaacaacaacaacaacaacaacaacaacaggctGACCTGAAAAAACCGGAAGAACGGAAAAAGGGAGATTTGAATGTGAAGATTGGTTTGTCACATAGGTTTGTTGAAGGTGAACAGGTTGCTGCTGGTTGGCCTTCTTGGCTTACTTCTTTTGCTGGTGAAGCCATTCATGGTTTGGTTCCTCTCAAAACTGATTCTTTTGAGAAACTAGATAAG GTTGGACAAGGTACATATAGCACTGTTTTCAAAGCTCGTGAAGTCGAGACAGGAAAGATGTTTGCGTTGAAGAAGGTACGACTTGACACACTTCAACCGGAGTGCATTAGGTTCATGGCGCGGGAGATCGTAATTCTCCGCACACTTGACCACCCTAACATCATGAAATTAGAGGGTATAGTCACTTCACAATTATCAAATAGTATATACCTTGTATTCGAATACATGGAGCATGATCTCGCTGGCCTAACATCTAACCCCGATATCAAGTTCACAGATTCACAG ATTAAGTGTTACATGAGACAGCTATTTAGTGGAATCGAGCACTGTCACCTACGAGGTATCATGCACCGAGACATTAAAGTATCGAACATATTAGTTAACAATGAAGGAATTCTAAAAATCGGAGACTTTGGATTAGCAAACACCATTAGCCAAAATAGCAAACATCCTTTAACAAGCCGTGTGGTGACTCTATGGTATCGTCCTCCTGAGCTTTTGATGGGATCAACAAACTATGGAGTTACAGTCGATCTCTGGAGCGTAGGGTGTGTGTTTGCCGAACTTTTTCTAGGGAAGCCCATCCTTAAGGGGAGAACTGAGGTGGAACAATTGCACAAAATATTTAAGCTTTGCGGGTCTCCGCCCGAAGAGTTTTGGAAAAAGAGTAAGCTTCCGCTTGCCACAATGTTTAAGCCTCAGACGAGTTACGAAAGCTCGCTTGCGGAGAGGTGTAAAGGTCATATTCCTCTATATGCTGTGAATCTACTTCAGACCTTACTCTCCATTGATCCATCCAAACGCGGTACGGCCTCTTCCGCGCTTATGTCAGAG TATTTCAACACCGCACCGTATGCTTGTAATCCATCACTCCTGCCAAAATATCTACCAAGCAAAGAAATGGATGCCAAACTTAGGGATGACATGCAAAG GAAAAAGAATGGAGGTAAAGTGCGAGAACGAGATGCGGTGACGTCTGGAAGGCAAAGACGGGCACATAAAGCTGTGCAGGATCCTCACAATGTCAGCAAACCAGCGAAAGAG GGAATGCAGAATACTTCTCTAAACGCTGGTAAAGACGGTAAAGAGGGCGATGGTAAACCACATCATACAAAGGGAAAAGGAGGAGCTACGCACAAAGAGCAACAGAAACATTTGTATGATGCAAAATCAGACACTGCAGAAAAGATCAACGGTTACAACGGCTACAGCGCGTACACAGGACCGACACAAGTCTCAGGATCTAGTGGCTTTACGTGGGTGAAAAGACGAAAACCAGAAGCTTCATCAATATTATCAGACGGCTCAAGAAGCAAAATCAGCGCAATGGATCCAACCTTTGCGAAAGACACTTATGAATTAACGAAACACAGGATGGACGTTTCAGAAAGGAAACATAATAATCACAATGCAAGCCATCGCGACGAGACTTCCAAGTACGCACAACCAAAGTACCCGGGTCGTAATGTTCAATCCGGATCATTTGATGTAGCTGATATATACAGTTCCAATTATTACATGGATTTTGATCTCGCAGATAAACCGGATACTCATATAAACGCACAG GACCATACAAAATACGGTGAACCTGTGGAGCTATCAGTACCAACTATGACCGAAACAAATAAAAATGACGAGTTAAATTGGAACGAAAATACTAAGTGGCGACAATCTCTTCGTAAATCAAGGTTGGGAAGAG ACAAATGA